CCATTATTTTTAATGTCAGTTAAAGCTTTCATTATACCATCTATATCTATTTTTTCATCTGAGCCCTCTTGAACATTGTCAACCATTTTTTCTAATGTATCAAGACAATCAAACAATACTGTAACTACATCTTGTGTAACTTTTAATTCACCTTCTCTAAACTCCGCTAATACGTCCTCCATTTTATGAGTAAGTTCTGCTAGATCTGTAAATCCCATTGTTGCTGCCATACCTTTAATTGTATGAGCAACTCTGAATATTTCATTAACTTTATCTGTATCCTCTGGATTTTGTTCCAAATCTAATAATGACTCATTCAATGTTTGCAAATTATCTAATGATTCCTCTAAAAACATTGACATATATTGAGATGTATCCATCACGTATTCCTCCTTTATAATTTTTTATAAATAAAGGTTGATGCTTTTTCGAATCCGTAGTCTCTATAATTATATATACTTTCTGTAGCTCCTACAAATAAAAGCCCACCTTTTTTTAATGAATTACTAAACTTTTTATAAATTTCCTGCTTTATGTCATTATTAAAGTAAATAACAACGTTTCTACACACAATCAAATCAAAGCCATTTTCATAATTGTCTAAAATCAAATCATGTTTTTTAAATGTAACCATATTCTTAATTTTAGGCATTATATAATACTTATCGTCTTTTGTACTAAAATATTTACTTAAATCTGTATTATTTACGCCTTTTATTTCATTTTGTGTATATTCACCAATTTTCGCTTTAGAAAGAATAGTGTCATCAATATCTGTTGCAATTATATTATGCCTTCCATTTGGAGTTAATCTATCTAAAATAATTCCTAAAGTATAAGGTTCGCAACCTATAGAACACGCCGCACTCCAAATTTTCAAATTTGGATTATTGGGCAATAATTCTTTAGAAATTTGTTTTTCTAAATCTTGAAATAATTCAGGATTTCTAAAAAACTCTGTTACATTTATCGTAATAAAATCCAAAAACTTTTGCCTTTGTTCTGGATTTTCTTTTATCGCTCTAGTATATTCATCTAATGACTTTATACCCACTCTTGTCATCAAGCTATTTATTCGTCTATTTAACTGTTCTGGTTTATATGCTGATAAATTGATTCCTAATTCTCTATGAACCCATTTGTGAAACTCATTAAAATCCATGTCTCCTTCTATACCCCTTTTACTATTTTTATTATATTATTTGCTACCTGATCTAGCGGAACTACCAAATCTACTTTACCAGTTTCATAAGCTGCTTTAGGCATACCATAAATCGTACATGTTGATTTATCTTCAGAAATTGTTATGCCCCCACTATCTTTTATATTTGCAGTTCCATCAGCACCATCTCTACCCATACCTGTTAAAATAGCCGAAACCAAATTTCCTTTGTATACATTTATAGCTGAATTAAACAACTTATCAACTGCAGGCCTTACACCCCATATTGGTGGTTCTTCATTTAACTTTATTGAACTATTACTTGAAATTGTCATATGCTTTCCACCTTTAGCAATGTATATTGTATCATTGTATATCTTCATTCCATCATCTGCTTCAACCACTTTCATTTCACATGCTTTATCTAATCTTTCTGCGAATACTTTAGTAAAGCCCTCTGGCATATGTTGTACTACAAATACTGGAACTCCTAAATTATATGGCAGTTTTGTTAATACTTCTTGGAGTGCCTTTGGGCCTCCTGTAGATGCTCCTATAACAACCGCATCAATTCTCTTATTTTTAGGTATTGATATAATCCGCTCCATATTCATACTACTTTCTCTAACGCTATTCTCTTTAGGCAAGTTGAAGCTGCTTACTGTGCTATTCTGTTCAACTTTATAATTTGTTTTGTTTTCTAATAAAGGATTCCTTTTAAACTTCATACTACTTGTTATACTTTTAATTTGTTCAACTAAATCATTTCTAATTTTTATTATGTCTAGTGAAATACTACCTGAAGGTTTAGGTATAAAACTTATAGCACCATTATCTAAACAATCTAAAGTCATTTTAGATCCTTCTGTTGTTGCACTACTAACCATTATTATAGGATAATTTTTCCCTGATTTCTTTAATTCTTTTAATGTTGCAAGGCCATCTAAGTCTTTCATATGTACGTCTAATGTGATAAGGTCAGGATTATATTTATCAACCTTTTCAATTAGTTCTCTTCCATCTCTAAATTTAGCGATAACTTCGAAAGTACTTTCAGATTCTATCATATCTGAAATAGCTTTTCTCATAAACGCCGAGTCATCAACAACTATAATTTTGATTTTATCCACCTAATCACCCTTTCTTGCAATTTTATATTTCCATAACGCCTTGTCCTACAACTTTAAGAACTACCTTTCCATCACTTGCGTGAAGAATCATTGTTCTCCCCTTATTTCCTCCTGTCTCTTCTGAGATTACAGGTACAGCTTCATCTTTTAAAGCTTTTTTTACCGCGTCACTGTTTCTTTTACCAATATCACTTATTATACTTTTATCAGTAAAATTAAACATTGATGCCCCCCCTGCAATTTTGGCTATAAGGTTTCTTTTTTTGCAGCCCTCTTTTTCCATTTTTTCTATTAAAATAGGTATAGCAGTATCTGCAAATTTCATAGGGTTAGTGTTATTTTTAAATTGAGTGCTATCAGGAAGCATTATATGTGCCAATCCAGCAACTTTTAATGTTTTATCATATAAAGCTATGCCTATGCATGAGCCTAATCCTATAGTCATTATTGTTCCTGGATCCAGTACCAAATTCAAATCAGCTATTCCAACTTTTATCTCTGCACCTACCATTTTTACCCCCTAAAAGATTCTTTCTTCATCTTCAGAAGATAATATTTTTTCTAAGTCTAGCAAAATAACTATATTTTCTCCAAGCTTTATTAATCCAGAAATGTATTTTTTATCTATTGTAGCTGTTATTGGAGGAGCCTCTTCCATTAAGTCACTATTTACATCTCTTACTTCATATACATTTTCAACAATTATCCCAAATTTATTTGATGCTCTTTTTACAACAATAATTTTTTTATCATCATTATTTATATCTTCTCCAATTCTAAATTTTTTAGATAAACTTATAATTGGAAGTATTCTTTCTTCATAATTAATTACTCCTTTAACAAAAGATGGAGCTTCAGGTAAAACAGTAGGTTCTTGATACCCTAGAATTCTTTCAACTTCCTTTATATCTGTTGCATAATGTTCTCCACCAAGTCCAAATATTAATATCTTAATTTCATTACTCGCCATTAGTTTTATAACCTCCTATAAAATGAACTTATCAATCGTTACGTCTCCATCTTTGTCCAAATATGCCTCTACATTTTTAGAAGAGATATCTAATACCATTTGCTTTTCTCCAAAACAAAAAACTGTATTATAATGTGCTATATCAGCAAAAATACGACCTTTCTTAGAAACCTTCAATATAGTATTAACTCCCGCCTCACTTCCTACTGTCTTTACTCTTATCTCTGAACCAGCGTATAGTGTACCTCCTCTACACACTGCTTTTTCATTTGTAAATTCTATTTTATTTAAAGCGGTAATATCACATGTATACTGACCTTTTCCAGTTATATAAACATTTCCTGATGCCTCTATGGTTGCTCCTTGTGCATATCCTAGATAAATATCCGCTGGAACCACTATTAACGCCTCTATTTCTTCTATTTCCTCATCAAGCATATTTTCAAACTTTTCAAGCTCTTTATAGCTTTCCATTTTAAGAGGTCCTAGTCCAATCAATTTATTTATTATAAAAGTAACCAACTCACTATGTTGAATACCTTGTGACATGTTGAAATTCAAAACACTTCTTGATAAGTTAGGCAATGCTTTAAATTTATTCTCAATTAGAATCTTAATAATTTCTCCATCTTTTCTATCACCTAATAATTTGTTTCCCTTTACTTGTTCAGCGGAAGCTCGCAATTCTTCCATAATACTTTTATATGTTAACAAATTATCCAAATATTGCTTTCTTTCAACATTTTCACAACCTGCCGTAACTGTTGAATTTAATACGTTACCATTTATTCTTATTTCTCCGCCCGATCGCACTGTTGCAGACTCTACATTTTTCCCAATTAGTAATTCATTCCCGGCTTTTACCTCCATACCTTCCAAAACCGCTCCAGTTACTTCAACATTACCAACAAAGTCAATATTACCACTCTTCAAATCAACCTGATCTACCTTATATTGCTTATTTACTGCAAATGTATTGGTTTTGAACGAAGGTTTTCCTTCAGTAGTTGCTATAACTTCATCATGTTCAAGTTTACATCCGTCTCCAATTTTTAATGCAACTTTTTTTGACGTCTTTCTTTTTAATTGTACGCCAAAAACATCTTGTCCATCACTTCCTGTAGTACCATGTATTATTCTACCTATAACATCTCCAACAACAGCATTTGCAATTGAAAATCTATTTCTAAAATCAATTTTATCACTTGTTTCTTCATACCCTTTTAACTCTTCAGATTCCTTGAATAATACCTGAATTTCGTCAGGTATGTCATCTTGAGCAGGCATACCTTTTGCTACAAGTAAATCTTCTACATGATGAACTTGACAAGCTTCTTCTAATGCATCATTAATTATACCATATCGAATACCTTTATTTTGCAATAAAGCCCTTAATTCATTCACAGTATATTTTGCTGGATGTTTGTCTTCTACCCTTTTCTTTTGAATAACTAAATTCTTACGGTATCCTTGTTCAACTAGCTTATATATATGTACAGGATTAGACTTTATACTAAGATAAGCTTCCATTTTATTACTTGTAATTTGTATTTCTGCACTTTTTGTTGGTTCAACTTCTTCAAATTTATATTCTATATTATCACGGGAAGATACTTCTGCTATTTGCCCTGAGAGCTCACCATTAACATATAATTTAATGCCATCACATGGTTTTATTGTGATAACTTCATTGCTATTACCAGAGTCTTTTACTATTATCTTTCCATTCTCCACTTTAGCTCCGTATTCCATATCATCTTCTTCTATATTCTCTGTAACTTTATTTTCAATATCATTTTTTATTATTTCTTGCTCATTTTCTTCTATTTTATTAAGTTCACTCTCTAATATTTCTATTTCAACGATCTTTTTAAAAAAATGCTTTTCTTCTTTAGTGACCTTATATTTTAAATTTTCTTTAGCAATATTTAATTCACTAGCTGCTTTATCTAGACATTCTCCTAATGATGATGCTGAAAATTTCAAACTCATAATATCTCCCCCTAAAAAATACTCTTTTCTTTTAGTATACCACAGGCTAATATAATTTTATATTCATTTATTTATATTAATTTATGTAATTTTACAAATAAGTGCAAAAATTTCATTTTTCAATGCATTTTTATATATGAATCTATCTCATGATTATATTCTTCAATTAATTTTCTAATTAAATCATTGTTAATATTAAAATTTATATTATCAACTTTACTTATTGGTAATATTTTAGGAGATGTACCTGAAATAAACATACCATCCAACTCACCAATATCTGAAGCTTTAAATTCCTCTTCTTTAACTTCTATACCATTTCTTAAAGCTATCTCAATCACTTCGCCTCTGGTAACTCCAGGCAAAACCTTTTTTAACGGAGAAGTAATAAGAATATTGTCTTTAACCATAAATATGTTTGATCTGCTTCCTTCCGTAATATTTCCTTTTGAATCAACCAGTATTGCTTCGTAAACATTTTTGTCTCTTATTTCATTATTAATTCGTTCTCTAAAAGTTGTGTTAATTATTTTTGCATTAGGATTTTCTCTTTCAGCAAAATACAAAATGGTTTTAACTCCATCTTTATACATATCTGATGAAGGATATGAGTGTTCAATAAAAAATATTCTTAATAACTTTTCATTGACCGAATATGTTATTTTTATATTTCCTTCAACTTTTTTTTCACTTTTTATCAATTCTTTTATTTTTTCGCTTATTTCATCATAAGTAATTTTAAAATTTTCATTAATTAATTCAAAAGAATTTTTCATTCTCCTTAAATGATTCTCTAAAAAAAGCGGTTTTCCTTCTAAAACTCGCAAAACTTCATATATTATTTTTTCCTCCATCTCCATCACTCTTTTCTTATCTATCTTTTATTGCCATTTTAGTATTTCAATTTCATGCTTTTTACTGTAATTTATTAAATAAGGTTTTCCTACCAAATCCAAAAGAGGTTTATCAGATAAAGAATCCGAAAACATATAAGATTCTTTAAAATCCACTTTGATTTTTTCATCTTTTATTACTTCTTTTAATCTCTTTACCTTCTCCTCTCCCTTACAATTTCTTCCATTAATTTTTCTTGTAAAAACACCATTTTTAAACCAAAACTTTGTTCCAATTACTCTATCAACTTCTTTTATATTATAAAATTCATTTATATAAAATTCTGGGGATGCAGAAATTAGATATATCAAATATCCTTCATTTTTCAATTTTTTTATCATTTTTAATGCATCTTCATATATTATTGTAGTTAATTTTTCATCATAAAACTTCTTAACGAGAATGGCTAAATCTTTTTCCTCTATTCCATCTATAAATTTCAAGAATTTTTCTTTCACCTTTTGCTCATCATACACTTTTATTCCATACATAATCCCGCAAAATATAGCTCTAGGCAAAAAACAAATATTCCTTTTATCATTCTTTATTACAAATTTAAACAATTCCATTAAGGTTTCTTTTTTAGTAATCGTATAATCTATATCAAATATAGCAAGTTTCTCCAAAGCACTATACCTACCTTTTTAATATATAACTCAAGATTCACAAGTTCTAATCAACAATTATCAATTAATAATTGTTCTTTTACTAATAGAACATATACATCCTTAGAGTTAGATATTTATTTAATTCTTGACACTATATATTTTCCATATTTTAATTATCAATTATTCGTTGCATATTGTCAATTAAAATACTTTTTTATATATTTTACTTAATTTTACTTAAAAATATTGAAATTCTATCTATTCCATTTTCAATTACATCCATAGATGTTGCATATGATAATCTTATATATTCATCTGCTCCAAATCCTGCACCAGGTACAACCGCTACTTTTTCCTCTTCTAATAATACCCTAGCAAAATCTACGGAATTATTAATTTCTTGATCTCTAAAAGTCGTATTTAAGTATGCTGCTATACTCACCATAATATAAAACGCCCCACTAGGTCTGATAATTGATATTTCATTTAACTTTTCCAATTTGTATATCATAAAATTTCTTCTATTCTCAAATTCTTTGACCATATTATTTAAATCTTCCACCGGTCCATTTAAAGCTTCAATAGTTGCGTA
The window above is part of the Clostridium saccharoperbutylacetonicum N1-4(HMT) genome. Proteins encoded here:
- a CDS encoding chemoreceptor glutamine deamidase CheD, giving the protein MVGAEIKVGIADLNLVLDPGTIMTIGLGSCIGIALYDKTLKVAGLAHIMLPDSTQFKNNTNPMKFADTAIPILIEKMEKEGCKKRNLIAKIAGGASMFNFTDKSIISDIGKRNSDAVKKALKDEAVPVISEETGGNKGRTMILHASDGKVVLKVVGQGVMEI
- a CDS encoding DUF342 domain-containing protein; this encodes MSLKFSASSLGECLDKAASELNIAKENLKYKVTKEEKHFFKKIVEIEILESELNKIEENEQEIIKNDIENKVTENIEEDDMEYGAKVENGKIIVKDSGNSNEVITIKPCDGIKLYVNGELSGQIAEVSSRDNIEYKFEEVEPTKSAEIQITSNKMEAYLSIKSNPVHIYKLVEQGYRKNLVIQKKRVEDKHPAKYTVNELRALLQNKGIRYGIINDALEEACQVHHVEDLLVAKGMPAQDDIPDEIQVLFKESEELKGYEETSDKIDFRNRFSIANAVVGDVIGRIIHGTTGSDGQDVFGVQLKRKTSKKVALKIGDGCKLEHDEVIATTEGKPSFKTNTFAVNKQYKVDQVDLKSGNIDFVGNVEVTGAVLEGMEVKAGNELLIGKNVESATVRSGGEIRINGNVLNSTVTAGCENVERKQYLDNLLTYKSIMEELRASAEQVKGNKLLGDRKDGEIIKILIENKFKALPNLSRSVLNFNMSQGIQHSELVTFIINKLIGLGPLKMESYKELEKFENMLDEEIEEIEALIVVPADIYLGYAQGATIEASGNVYITGKGQYTCDITALNKIEFTNEKAVCRGGTLYAGSEIRVKTVGSEAGVNTILKVSKKGRIFADIAHYNTVFCFGEKQMVLDISSKNVEAYLDKDGDVTIDKFIL
- a CDS encoding aminotransferase class IV — its product is MEEKIIYEVLRVLEGKPLFLENHLRRMKNSFELINENFKITYDEISEKIKELIKSEKKVEGNIKITYSVNEKLLRIFFIEHSYPSSDMYKDGVKTILYFAERENPNAKIINTTFRERINNEIRDKNVYEAILVDSKGNITEGSRSNIFMVKDNILITSPLKKVLPGVTRGEVIEIALRNGIEVKEEEFKASDIGELDGMFISGTSPKILPISKVDNINFNINNDLIRKLIEEYNHEIDSYIKMH
- a CDS encoding protein-glutamate methylesterase/protein-glutamine glutaminase — its product is MDKIKIIVVDDSAFMRKAISDMIESESTFEVIAKFRDGRELIEKVDKYNPDLITLDVHMKDLDGLATLKELKKSGKNYPIIMVSSATTEGSKMTLDCLDNGAISFIPKPSGSISLDIIKIRNDLVEQIKSITSSMKFKRNPLLENKTNYKVEQNSTVSSFNLPKENSVRESSMNMERIISIPKNKRIDAVVIGASTGGPKALQEVLTKLPYNLGVPVFVVQHMPEGFTKVFAERLDKACEMKVVEADDGMKIYNDTIYIAKGGKHMTISSNSSIKLNEEPPIWGVRPAVDKLFNSAINVYKGNLVSAILTGMGRDGADGTANIKDSGGITISEDKSTCTIYGMPKAAYETGKVDLVVPLDQVANNIIKIVKGV
- a CDS encoding HAD-IB family hydrolase — translated: MEKLAIFDIDYTITKKETLMELFKFVIKNDKRNICFLPRAIFCGIMYGIKVYDEQKVKEKFLKFIDGIEEKDLAILVKKFYDEKLTTIIYEDALKMIKKLKNEGYLIYLISASPEFYINEFYNIKEVDRVIGTKFWFKNGVFTRKINGRNCKGEEKVKRLKEVIKDEKIKVDFKESYMFSDSLSDKPLLDLVGKPYLINYSKKHEIEILKWQ
- a CDS encoding chemotaxis protein CheW, which translates into the protein MASNEIKILIFGLGGEHYATDIKEVERILGYQEPTVLPEAPSFVKGVINYEERILPIISLSKKFRIGEDINNDDKKIIVVKRASNKFGIIVENVYEVRDVNSDLMEEAPPITATIDKKYISGLIKLGENIVILLDLEKILSSEDEERIF
- a CDS encoding CheR family methyltransferase translates to MDFNEFHKWVHRELGINLSAYKPEQLNRRINSLMTRVGIKSLDEYTRAIKENPEQRQKFLDFITINVTEFFRNPELFQDLEKQISKELLPNNPNLKIWSAACSIGCEPYTLGIILDRLTPNGRHNIIATDIDDTILSKAKIGEYTQNEIKGVNNTDLSKYFSTKDDKYYIMPKIKNMVTFKKHDLILDNYENGFDLIVCRNVVIYFNNDIKQEIYKKFSNSLKKGGLLFVGATESIYNYRDYGFEKASTFIYKKL